In the Periophthalmus magnuspinnatus isolate fPerMag1 chromosome 4, fPerMag1.2.pri, whole genome shotgun sequence genome, one interval contains:
- the prrc2c gene encoding protein PRRC2C isoform X2: MSEKSGQSTKAKDGKTKYATLSLFNTYKGKSLETQKTAVAARHGLQSLGKVAISRRMPPPANLPSLKAENKGNDPNVNIVPKDGSGWASRTEAGEERQQETPPPQNKPAVQEVSTGGSRSWANSKQSLDGVPRVSSHFHQEFPSLQAAGDSEKGDGSEEEPYGPGPSLRPQNVGSWREGGGRNLNTAPSPSEMDSRPPEEGSSGQGSSTPPVEADEPTRNVSSDKRDRGPPLGPPQPKLNGGQPPPSGMATHFDPAFRNMMPPYMFQAYPPQMSFGTAQGNFRFNAPQDGSKGSRSGRAQPPPPQSWLQDPDRPSIISATELKELDNLDTDADEGWAGAQMEVDYTEKLNFSDDDENQSKDKGENWEWMGKVERLRSRPPDSQEGWKDISDGRPGSKGSCADAGDPRAPSPSNVASFSKSGAPQEYQGSGRSVGGAPLRPSKTGTTATPAVDEDPEAWRQKRKKPEVSEAVERARRRREEEERRMEEQRLAACAEKLKRLNEKQRQSDGKPALCSSDDTGVSFEDTSTSALSNATPAIPTSQSQTPVQTSVSERVERERTEPELRVDPHVEDDHLVRQAASPVQRPVPVEPQNEDENIQTEVGPIVDEMPADRTVGPIQDYFNIDDNRDEPPLSLPHMDTPCADEVSVPPPQLEGEAAAAMRPSLTSGYSKQFQKSLPPRFLRQQEQMKQQQWQQQQQSGGSVSPSSGAVPSQQQQQHRSMYQPMGPHHQHLASMGFDPRWLMMQSYMDPRLMSGRPPMDMPTNIHPGRMAPKQIVRRDPGDNSSSSSDSFDHLSRPMREHGLPSDSRIVWGSDPYPQPEPLPSLTSPKGRDDTKEPRMDPAVDLDRGLQSMYPQDHSALDSRKSNFFRDPTEALSAFNQGPDDAPGPLDGIPVGSGFNHEESGLPTGEEVEALGQAMLQRSISQGSSHSLKVEEPRFEGLPLGTKSLEVQDSGERVEEKPQNDLYPQAVVTSSRSTPPVDGLHKPDKLPLPAPSKQKAELRWGGRSGPGRRDGPGIERPLRRSGPIKKPVLRDMKEEREQREEREKRHERGDRGDRGDRSKKEQAAKAPSVAAAVSEGGRTQGEAKREAAEPEEPNSLLQRSRESQPSPGVPTSSSQEDKVDKPASHDKHPEPKLPSRKESSIPPRSYRREERERDRERDRERDRERDRERDRERDRERDKEMDRDREFPSDFKGRGRGEYYSRGRSYRGTYSGRGRGSRGRSRPEYPYREPRARSDLPSAGGAAAFRNREESETRSESSDLEVMPKRRRRRGSDTDSESEGGRESASDTGPSDREPSTKPSRPLRRDLPSDHRTGAHKPGFGPPHMGDRGPRGEDDGRPKPGFLPKGEPSRRGRGGLYSRRGGTRERGGPRSAPLRRPPRESSSQWPSKPMETFRPEDAETTSRYDHPAGDRRPPKSEGKKFVDGVPQSSRERPRRSRPARPPRQDKPPRFRRLKEREAGGLGSGDTLPSPPVPLPPGPAAGTALSSAPASLSPTLSRAPGTPVTIPADVSSAVLMPDLPSSVEASLPDISSSTVTAVGTKSPDLSNQNSSDQANEEWETASESSDFNERREREERKGNMEAANEATAASAPVPAPLQGSVTPSKNSYDGGLTPKRDMGPAAKRSFSSQRPTERPSRRGNAGAKPGRSYPGAKGERRGGAKAGRKGPPAQQNLEGGGPAAGGQTQRPSKEQSARRKEEAKQAAKKPKENALSQFDLNNYASVVIIDDHPEVTTTDDPQSSTNDDGFTEVVSRKQQKRLQDEEKRKKEEQTTQNWGKKGSGEKNRGSGGKLPPRFAKKQSSQQQQPQVSQPSAPPTTQPQSQPPVTALLSSSQPAASPQTLETAVPSIPSIPQNNVDFSSKSLPPAPAQSHSALGTELWENKVAGSTVLPDVKKLGPISPPQPPSVSAWNKPLTSFTGTVASEGVKSGADASVELGIDGIQFGAPSSAGSTDSDGVPVLLESGSDNKLPAPKEQRQKQTRAGPIKTQKLPEMEPVETKEYKPGPIGKERSLKNRKAKDARGGEGDAMEGVVPGAGVSRTTDPSPPTSDSTVPELGGDIEGMITVPSAEYTSNSKESVTDYTTPSSSLADSVPTGGNKMEVSLVANVALPHSLPLPRRETLQQNSSLSTVSPATVDLTLKMESARKAWENSPSLEKNSPVTSSSSPITSCASSYSSFSSASMPQIPVASVTPSTSLSGSSTYTTSSLSTKTTTASDPPNICKVKPQQLQSSSSSFSQLGCVPPLLPQQQQTPQVYVSQSAAGSAAQIPAFYMDTSHLFSTPHPRLAPPSLAQQQGFQPGLSQPTAVQQIPIPIYAPLQGQPQHQHTHQAQLGLNAGPPVSQPQDLFSSSLQPYRSQQAFMQSSLSQPSMMLSGPSLHSYPGVQAPDLGKPQSSLAYQQPSSTQHIPILFEPQLNQPSGMGGSQLIDTHLLQARQGLNQHSNMYSGQVQQHGQSSYYSNTQSPSSAMQQVTVPLPGSQLSLPNFGSGGGQPLLALPPTPPQAQPPNMNRQPTVSQQYRNLMGPNHSMMQPPTSKMDMDLKLFGSGMDVKPGTPPVSARSTTPTSSPYRASSTSPSSQSSKMNSMLYQKQFQPSSAGMRMTQHFPGQFNPQIMSQPNIVSPLVRPAHANSFTGGVQRSPMGPPMGSPMGSPNVGGGLMPHPRTQHPQHPQHPQHPQHSQHPQHPPRGQPGPPLAPRGTQAALKAEQDLKAKQRAEVLQSTHKFFSEQQQQQLKAPPVNKPPRLDQGVKPTVDVPAPNHQMNERPEPDKPPMSTTKPIRTGPIKPQAIKPEEGK; the protein is encoded by the exons TTCAGAAACATGATGCCACCTTAT ATGTTCCAGGCCTATCCTCCTCAGATGTCTTTTGGAACAGCACAAGGAAATTTCAGATTCAATGCACCTCAAGATGGCTCAAA GGGATCGCGTTCGGGGCGAGCCCAGCCGCCGCCTCCTCAGTCCTGGCTTCAAGACCCAGACCGACCTTCTATTATCAGTGCTACGGAACTGAAGGAGCTGGACAACTTGGACACTGATGCTGATGAAGGCTGGGCAG GTGCTCAAATGGAAGTAGACTATACAGAGAAGCTAAACTTTAGTGACGATGATGAAAACCAATCTAAGGACAAAGGCGAAAACTG GGAGTGGATGGGGAAAGTGGAGCGTCTAAGGTCACGGCCCCCAGATTCACAGGAGGGCTGGAAGGACATTTCTGATGGACGTCCTGGCAGTAAAGGCTCCTGTGCTGATGCTGGAGATCCCAGAGCACCCTCTCCTAGCAATGTGGCTTCATTCAGTAAATCAGGAGCTCCACAGGAATACCAA GGGAGTGGTCGCTCAGTCGGAGGAGCACCTCTGCGTCCAAGCAAAACGGGGACAACAGCAACTCCTGCTGTTGATGAAGACCCTGAGGCCTGGCGTCAGAAACGGAAAAAGCCGGAGGTTTCTGAAGCTGTGGAGCGAGCACGGCgtaggagagaagaagaggaaagacGCATGGAGGAGCAACGGCTCGCTGCGTGTGCTGAAAAACTGAAGCGCCTCAATGAGAAGCAGCGTCAGTCTGATGGCAAACCTGCACTATGCTCCAGTGATGACACTGGAGTCTCATTTGAGGACACTTCAACATCTGCTCTATCTAATGCTACCCCTGCCATCCCAACTTCACAATCACAGACCCCAGTGCAAACCTCTGTATCCGAGAGAGTGGAGCGTGAGAGGACTGAACCGGAGCTCAGGGTAGACCCACATGTAGAGGACGATCACTTGGTCCGACAGGCCGCCTCTCCAGTCCAAAGACCTGTACCTGTAGAGCCCCAGAACGAGGATGAGAACATCCAAACTGAAGTTGGCCCAATTGTGGATGAGATGCCAGCAGACAGGACAGTGGGGCCTATCCAAGACTATTTCAATATTGATGACAACAGAG ATgagcctcctctgtctcttcctcacATGGACACTCCTTGTGCAGATGAAGTCTCAGTGCCGCCCCCACAGCTGGAGGGAGAAGCTGCAGCTGCAATGAGGCCATCTCTAACGTCAGGTTACTCCAAACAATTCCAGAAGTCCTTACCACCACGCTTCCTTAGACAACAG GAGCAGatgaagcagcagcagtggcagcagcaacagcagagTGGGGGATCagtgtctccctctagtggtgcaGTCCcctcacagcagcagcaacagcaccGCTCAATGTATCAGCCCATGGGTCCTCACCATCAGCACCTGGCCTCTATGGGCTTTGACCCTCGTTGGTTAATGATGCAGTCATACATGGACCCTCGGCTTATGTCGGGACGACCTCCAATGGACATGCCAACCAACATTCACCCAG GGAGGATGGCCCCAAAACAGATCGTCCGTAGAGATCCTGGGGACAACTCCAGCTCAAGCTCTGACTCGTTTGACCATTTGTCCCGACCAATGCGTGAACATGGTTTGCCTTCAGACTCTAGAATAGTGTGGGGGTCTGACCCTTACCCCCAACCAGAGCCTTTGCCTtcattaacatctccaaaggGACGTGATGACACGAAGGAGCCACG AATGGACCCTGCCGTGGATTTAGATCGGGGTCTGCAGAGCATGTACCCTCAGGACCATAGTGCTTTGGACTCTCGTAAAAGTAACTTCTTCCGGGACCCAACAGAGGCCTTGTCTGCATTCAACCAGGgtcctgatgatgctcctggacCTTTAGATGGGATCCCTGTGGGATCAGGCTTTAATCATGAAGAGTCTGGGCTACCCActggggaggaggtggaggcttTAGGACAGGCTATGCTGCAGAGAAGCATCTCTCAAGGCTCTAGTCATTCACTGAAAGTAGAAGAGCCCCGATTTGAAGGGTTACCTCTGGGAACTAAATCACTGGAGGTGCAGGACTctggggagagagtggaggaaaaACCTCAGAATGACCTCTACCCTCAGGCAGTGGTGACCAGCAGCCGGTCTACACCACCTGTGGATGGACTGCACAAACCAGACAAACTCCCTCTGCCCGCCCCAAGCAAACAGAAGGCCGAGCTCCGCTGGGGCGGGCGCTCTGGTCCAGGCCGGAGAGACGGACCAGGCATCGAGaggcctctccgcagatctggaCCTATAAAGAAACCTGTACTGAGGGatatgaaagaggagagggagcagagggaggagagggagaagcgGCATGAGAGAGGGGAccgaggagacagaggggatcGGTCCAAAAAAGAGCAGGCAGCCAAAGCCCCTTCTGTAGCTGCTGCAGTCTCTGAAGGTGGTAGAACTCAGGGCGAGGCAAAGAGAGAAGCAGCTGAGCCAGAAGAGCCCAATTCTTTacttcagaggagcagagagtcccAGCCTTCACCAGGTGTCCCGACTTCGTCTTCTCAGGAAGACAAGGTCGACAAACCAGCTAGCCATGACAAACATCCTGAACCAAAACTACCCTCCAGGAAAGAGTCCAGTATTCCCCCTCGTTCCTACCGCAGAGAAGAGCGAGAGCGGGATCGTGAGAGAGACCGCGAGAGAGACCGCGAGAGAGACCGCGAGAGAGACCGCGAGAGAGACCgcgagagagacaaagaaatggACAGAGATCGAGAGTTTCCATCTGACTTTAAAGGGCGTGGTCGGGGCGAGTATTACTCTAGAGGCAGGAGCTACCGTGGCACATACAGCGGCCGAGGCAGAGGCAGCCGTGGTCGGAGCCGTCCTGAATATCCTTACAGAGAACCCAGAGCCCGCTCTGacctgccctctgctggaggtGCAGCTGCTTTTCGTAATAGAGAGGAGAGTGAAACACGGAGTGAAAGCTCAGACCTGGAAGTTATGCCCAAACGCAGACGACGCCGAGGTTCTGACACAGACTCTGAGAGTGAAGGAGGACGAGAGTCTGCCAGTGACACAGGACCCTCCGACAGGGAGCCCAGCACCAAACCCAGCCGCCCACTCAGGCGAGACCTCCCTAGTGATCACCGAACAGGGGCCCACAAACCTGGGTTTGGCCCTCCACACATGGGAGACCGAGGGCCCAGAGGGGAGGATGATGGCAGGCCTAAGCCAGGTTTCCTTCCTAAAGGAGAGCCGTCCCGTCGTGGAAGAGGAGGTTTGTACAGCCGAAGGGGTGGGACCAGAGAGCGTGGAGGtccccgctcagctcctcttcgAAGACCCCCACGAGAGTCATCTTCTCAGTGGCCCTCTAAACCAATGGAGACCTTCAGGCCTGAAGATGCTGAGACCACATCCAGATATGATCATCCTGCAGGAGACAGGCGCCCCCCAAAGTCTGAGGGGAAGAAGTTTGTGGATGGAGTTCCTCAGAGCAGCAGAGAAAGACCCCGCAGATCCAGGCCAGCCCGGCCCCCAAGGCAGGACAAACCACCTCGCTTCCGGAGATTAAAGGAGCGTGAGGCGGGAGGTTTGGGGAGTGGAGACACACTCCCAAGTCCCCCAGTACCTTTACCCCCAGGGCCTGCTGCTGGGACTGCTCTGAGTAGTGCCcctgcctccctctccccaACACTGTCCCGAGCCCCTGGAACTCCAGTCACTATTCCTGCAGATGTGTCATCTGCTGTCCTCATGCCCGATCTGCCCTCTTCTGTAGAGGCCTCTTTACCTGATATCAGCAGCTCCACTGTCACAGCTGTTGGCACCAAGTCCCCAGACTTATCCAACCAAAACTCCTCAGACCAGGCCAATGAGGAGTGGGAAACTGCCTCAGAGAGCAGTGACTTCAATgaaaggagagagcgagaggagcgTAAAGGCAATATGGAGGCCGCTaatgaagccacagctgcctctgCCCCGGTGCCTGCCCCTCTTCAGGGCTCTGTAACTCCCAGTAAAAACTCTTATGATGGAGGTCTGACTCCCAAGCGGGACATGGGTCCTGCTGCTAAACGAAGCTTCTCCAGTCAAAGACCAACTGAACGACCAAGTCGTCGTGGAAACGCAGGAGCCAAACCAGGACGCAGTTATCCAGGGgccaaaggagagaggaggggaggggccaaAGCTGGGAGAAAAGG TCCACCTGCTCAGCAAAACCTCGAGGGAGGTGGACCTGCGGCTGGAGGGCAAACACAAAGACCCAGTAAAGAACAGTCAGCTCGTCGAAAAGAGGAGGCCAAACAGGCGGCTAAGAAACCTAAAGAGAACGCACTTTCGCAATTTGATCTGAACAATTATGCTA GTGTAGTGATCATTGATGATCATCCAGAGGTCACCACCACAGATGACCCACAGTCCAGCACAAATGATGATGGTTTTACGGAGGTCGTCTCTCGCAAACAACAGAAAAGACTGCAAGATGAAGAGAAGCGGAAGAAGGAAGAACAGACCACTCAG AACTGGGGTAAAAAAGGCTCAGGGGAGAAGAACAGAGGAAGTGGAGGAAAGCTGCCACCCAGATTTGCCAAAAAACAATCATCTCAGCAGCAGCAACCACAAGTTTCACAGCCTTCTGCACCGCCAACGACCCAGCCCCAATCACAGCCACCAGTCACtgccctcctgtcctcctctcaaCCAGCCGCCTCACCTCAGACTCTGGAAACCGCTGTGCCCTCTATACCATCTATTCCCCAAAATAATGTGGACTTCAGCTCCAAAAGCCTACCCCCTGCCCCAGCACAGTCGCACAGTGCTCTGGGGACTGAACTCTGGGAGAACAAAGTAGCTGGTTCTACGGTCCTCCCTGACGTCAAGAAGC TTGGTCCTATTAGTCCTCCCCAGCCACCATCTGTGAGTGCCTGGAACAAACCTCTTACCTCTTTCACAGGCACCGTAGCATCAGAG gGTGTGAAGTCAGGTGCAGATGCCAGTGTTGAATTGGGAATAGATGGTATTCAGTTTGGAGCACCTTCGTCTGCGGGCAGCACAGACAGTGATGGCGTCCCAGTCTTGCTAGAATCTGGATCTGACAATAAGCTACCTGCTCCCAAAGAACAAAGACAGAAACAAACCCGCGCTGGTCCAATCAAGACACAGAAG CTTCCTGAAATGGAGCCTGTGGAAACCAAGGAGTACAAACCAGGCCCCATTGGTAAAGAGCGCTCTCTGAAGAACAGAAAAGCCAAAGATGCtcgtggaggagagggagatgcGATGGAAGGGGTTGTACCAGGGGCTGGAGTGAGCAGGACCACAGACCCCAGCCCCCCCACCAGCGACTCCACTGTCCCAGAACTTGGAGGAGACATTGAGGGCATGATCACTGTGCCCTCTGCAGAATACACCAGCAATTCAAAG GAGTCTGTAACCGATTACACGACCCCATCCTCCTCTTTGGCGGACAGTGTTCCTACAGGAGGAAATAAAATGGAAGTGAGTTTGGTTGCTAAT gttgcaTTGCCCCACTCTTTGCCTCTTCCCCGACGAGAGACTCTACAGCAGAACTCGAGCCTCAGCACAGTATCCCCTGCTACTGTTGATCTGACATTAAAG ATGGAATCTGCTCGGAAAGCCTGGGAGAACTCCCCCAGTCTGGAGAAGAACTCTCCGGTCACGTCCTCATCCTCTCCAATTACATCCTGTGCATCCTCgtactcctctttctcttcagcCTCCATGCCTCAGATCCCTGTGGCTTCTGTTACACCAAGCACCTCATTGTCAG GTTCTAGTACCTACACCACCTCCTCTCTGAGCACCAAGACCACCACAGCATCAGACCCTCCCAACATCTGTAAAGTGAAGCCTCAGCAGCTGCAGTCATCGAGCAGCAGCTTTTCGCAGCTTGGCTGTGTCCCACCTCTTTTGCCCCAACAGCAGCAGACCCCACAGGTGTATGTCTCCCAGTCTGCAGCTG GTTCTGCAGCTCAGATTCCAGCCTTTTACATGGACACGAGCCACCTGTTCAGCACACCTCACCCTCGGCTGGCCCCTCCGTCTCTGGCGCAGCAGCAAGGATTTCAGCCTGGCCTCTCACAG CCAACAGCAGTTCAGCAGATCCCCATCCCCATTTACGCCCCCCTGCAGGGCCAGCCTCAGCACCAACACACCCACCAGGCCCAGCTTGGACTGAATGCAGGTCCCCCAGTCTCTCAGCCACAGGACCTGTTTAGCTCCTCCCTGCAGCCTTACAG atcCCAACAGGCGTTCATGCAGAGCAGTCTCTCCCAGCCCTCCATGATGCTGTCAGGACCTTCGCTCCATAGTTACCCTGGAGTTCAGGCTCCAGACCTGGGCAAACCTCAGTCCAGTTTGGCCTATCAGCAGCCTTCCTCCACACAGCACATTCCCATCTTGTTTGAGCCTCAGCTTAACCAGCCGTCAGGCATGGGGGGCTCCCAGCTCATTGACACACACTTACTGCAG GCTCGACAGGGATTGAATCAGCATTCAAACATGTATTCGGGTCAGGTGCAGCAGCATGGCCAAAGTAGCTACTACAGTAACACTCAGTCACCTAGTTCAGCCATGCAACAG GTGACAGTCCCTCTGCCCGGCTCTCAGTTGTCCTTACCAAACTTTGGCTCTGGGGGTGGTCAGCCTCTGTTGGCTTTGCCGCCCACTCCTCCACAGGCACAGCCTCCAAACATGAACAGGCAGCCCACTGTGTCCCAGCAGTACAGGAACCTCATGGGCCCCAACCACAGCATGATGCAGCCTCCCACAAGCAAG ATGGACATGGATCTCAAGCTGTTTGGCTCTGGGATGGATGTGAAACCTGGAACTCCTCCTGTTAGTGCCAGAAGTACAACCCCCACCTCCAGCCCATATAG GGCCAGCTCAACGTCTCCTAGTAGCCAGTCCAGTAAGATGAATAGTATGCTCTATCAGAAGCAGTTCCAGCCAAGCTCTGCTGGAATGAGAATGACACAGCACTTCCCTGGACAGTTCAATCCACAG ATTATGTCACAGCCGAATATCGTATCTCCTCTTGTTCGCCCTGCTCACGCCAATTCGTTTACGGGTGGAGTCCAGCGCTCTCCCATGGGCCCCCCTATGGGCTCCCCTATGGGCTCCCCAAATGTTGGTGGAGGCCTGATGCCTCATCCTCGAACTCAGCACCCACAACATCCACAACACCCACAGCACCCACAGCACAGCCAGCACCCACAGCATCCCCCCAGAGGCCAACCAGGTCCCCCACTGGCACCAAGAGGCACCCAGGCCGCGTTGAAGGCTGAGCAGGACCTAAAG GCAAAGCAGAGGGCTGAGGTGCTGCAATCCACTCATAAATTCTtctcagagcagcagcagcagcagctcaaaGCTCCTCCAGTGAATAAACCTCCTCGTCTGGACCAGGGGGTAAAGCCCACTGTTGACGTCCCTGCACCCAACCATCAGATGAACGAGCGCCCCGAACCAGACAAGCCACCCATGTCCACCACGAAACCAATACGGACTGGCCCCATCAAACCACAGGCCATCAAACCAGAGGAGGGCAAGTAG